ACATCCACATCCAACACTGACTGAAACACTTCTTGGTGCTTTTGAAGGTAAGTGGGCTATACATATTTGAATAAAGCGGTGATTCTATGGTTGAAGAAATTAAAAAAATTTATTTTGATGCAAAAGAACTTGTTGAAAATCGTTGGAATGAATTTTTAAAATTAAAAAACAGTAATGATGAGCTCTTATTATTTTCTGAGTTATCCTTTTGCGTTTTGACTGCAAACTGGTCTGCTTCCGGTGGTATTAAAGCCCAAAAAGAAATTGGAGATGGATTCTATACCCTTTCACTCTCTGATCTTGAAAAAGCCTTAAAAAAAGTCGGGCATCGTTTTCCTAAAGCTCGCGCAAAATATATATATGAAAATAGGTGGATTGTAGGAAAGTTAATCGATCTTATTAAGAGCTATGATGTATATACCATAAGGGAATATCTTGTAAAAAATATAAAAGGTATTGGATGGAAAGAAGCTTCACACTTTTTAAGAAATATAGGTTTTTGTGAAGTTGCTATTTTAGATAAGCATATTTTAAGAATTCTGCATAAATATAAATATATTCATGAAATTCCAAAATCATGGAGTAAAAAAAGATACCTTGAAATTGAGAAAATTTTTAATGAAATTTCAAATGAATTTGGTGAATGTCCTGGAAAATTTGATTTATATGTTTGGTATTATATTAAAGGGAAAGTCGAAAAATAGGGGTGATTATTCTGACATTTTCTAAAAAATTATACGACGAAGCTCTTAAATATATTAACAATGAAACACTTAAAGATTACATAATAGGTCTTGGTCTCTCAGCAGCTTTATTAAGTGATGGAAGATGCGGTGTAAGCTATACATTACGTGAAGATACTCTCGGAAAATGTGAGGAGTTTTTCAAATGTACTGGTGATTTTGGAAATCCAGTAAGCAAGATAAATCCAGGAATGAGAGTAAAAGAGGTTCTAAATATTGGTCTATTTTCTCCTGATCCTTTAATAAGATCTGTTGCTTATGCAACATTAAATGCCGTATTTTCAACTAATGAAATTAAAAGTATGTATTCTCTAGGTGATTTAAGTCAATATATTAATGTTAATCTTGATGATACAGTAGGTTTTATAGGTCGAATTGATCCTTTAATAAGCCTATGGAAGCCTAAAGCTTGGGATATATTAATATTCGATAGAAATAGAAAAGGTAGTGATGAAATTTTACCTGATTGGGCTATAGTTGATCTACTTCCCAAATGTTCAGTTGTTGTTATCTCAGGTTCTGCAATTGTAAATGGCTCTATAGATTGGATACTAAATTATGTAAAAACTGATAAGGTTGCAATTGTTGGGCCTTCTACTACTTTAGTTCCCGATGTTTTTCCAGTTAAATTACTTGCAGGAATTAATGTTTTAAATTCAGATAAGTTATTCAAACTTATATCACATGGAGCTGGAACTAAAAAAATCATTGCTGAAAAAGCAGTTGAAAAAGTTGTATTAATTCAATAATAATTGTTTTTCATAAAAGTTGTTTCATAAAATATCACTACAAAACCCCATCCAATATAAATAGGATGGGGCTTTTTTTAGAATTTCTATAACTCATTCAGATTATTTCTATTAATTTTAATTAGTTATTTAATTTTGGCAATGGTTGCACTGGTCCAAAACTTTGGAAAGGCCAAATTCTCAATATAGGTCTTCCAATCACTGCTTCTTTTGGAACAAAACCAAAATATCTGCTGTCTAAACTTTCTTTTGAATTGTCGCCCATGAAAAAGTAAAAACCTTCTGGAATTTTAATATAAACCTGTCCATTTTCAGTCCATACATAATCATCAAAATCAATATTCTTTGGCTTTAAATATTCATCTACATATTCATGATATGGTATTCCATATGGGACAGGATCTATCCCACCAATTATACTGAATATAGTATTTGCAAGCTCTGCTCCATTTTTAAGTGCGATATTATATAAAAAATTTCTATATTCAGTTTTATTATCTCTTAACCTACTTGCTTGATCTAAATATTTCCACAAATTAGGATATTTGAAAATACCATCAGGTTGATAATTAACATTCTTTAAGTTTTCTGGAACTTTGCCGTTAACAAATAATTTCCAGTTACCATCTACATTCTTTAAAGTAATTATGTCTCCTTCTTTAGCAACTAATCTTTTTACATATTTTACATGCCCCTTAAATTTTGATGGAGCAAATAAATCCATAAACTTGTCAAATGTTCTTAACATTTGCTCTGCTCTTTCATCCCTAAATGGAGTCCAAAATACCACGATTTCACCAATTTCTGGCTCACGTGCTTGATATGTAATTTTTTCAATAAAAAGGCGGTCCCCAATATTAATCGTTGGGATCATAGATCCTGTGGGGACCAACATAGTTTCAAAAACAAATAATCTAATAATGGTTGCCGCAACAATTGCATACAAAAGTGTAATCACAATTTCTTTGGCAATTTCTTTAGGAGATTTTTTCATTGTTAATTACCTTCTCTCCTTAATTTTCACCTTTCCGCGTACTTCTCTTAAATAGTACAATTTTGCTCTTCTTACCTTCCCTCTTCTAACAACTTCAATCTTTTCAATTATTGGAGCATACAATGGGAAAATTCTTTCTACACCAATACCATTTGCACCAATTCTTCTAACTGTAAAAGTTTTGCTAATGCCAGAACCTCTCATAGAAATTACAATTCCTTCAAATGCTTGTGTTCTTTCTTTGTTTCCTTCTTTAAATCTAACATAAACTTTTACTGTATCACCAGGTCTAAATTCTGGAACATCCTTAATCTGATCTTTTTCAATAATTCTAACAAGGTTATCCATACTCATGTTAATCCCTCCCTTTATACTATACATTTTCTCCAATTAATCTATCAAGAATAATAGCAACTGCTGCTCTAACAGATAAATGGTTAAAATCACTTTTTGCTCTTACTGGTTCTAATGCATAATCGCATTTGGACAATATCTCATTGGGCATTCCCCAACCTGTTCCAAACAATATTAAAATAGGTTTTTCTGATTCAAGTACCATTTTTCTTCCCGCTTCAAAACTTATCGTATTTTCTCGCATTTTAGCAGAAGTAAACATTATAATAGGTTTTTGCCCTTCTATTCTTTCAATATCTTCTACTACATCTTCAAAATAAGCTTTCAATTCAACTAATGAAAGTGCTTCAGAACGATTTGGATTATACTCTTTTCCAAATCCTTCTCTCCAATATTCTAAAACCTTTTTTACAATATCTTGCTGTGCAGGCAGATTATTAACTAAATAATACTTTTTAATTTTATATGTCCTACTTGTTCGTGCAATATCATGTATATCTAAATTCGTTACTGCTGTTGAAATAATTTTACCATCTCTGCCTAATATAGGATAATGAATTAAAGCAATATACAACTTACTTAACACTATTAATCAACTCCCTAAAAAGTTCAAGCAATGCCCTTTTATCAACTTCATCAAATTCTTTCTTTAAAAATAAATCTGGTCTTCTTTGCATAGTCTTTTTTAAAGACATCTTCCTTCTCCAAAGCTCAATTTTCTCATGGTTGCCTTCCAATAATACTTCTGGAACTTTTCTGCCATTAAATTCTCTTGGACGCGTATAATGAGGATGATCTAATAAACCAGTATTAAAAGACTCTTCTATTACTGATTCATCAGAAATTACCCCTGGAACAAACCTCGAAATTGCATCAATCATTACCATAGCTGGAAGTTCTCCACCAGTTAAAACATAATCTCCAATTGATATTTCATCATCGACTAACTCCATTACTCTTTCATCAATTCCTTCGTATCTACCACAAATTATTAATAAATTCTCTTTCAAACTTAACTCTTTGACAAGATCATTATTGAAAGTCCTTCCTTGTGGACTAGTTAAAATTGTATGAGGCTTTCCAAAAGCTTGAACATAAAAGTCGTAAAACCTAAAGAATGGCTCTGGCTTCATAACCATTCCTGGACCGCCGCCAAAAGGATAATCATCCACAGTTCTGTGCTTATCACTTGTAAAATCTCTCAAATTAAAAATGTTAATCTCTATTTTATTCTCTTGAACAGCTCGTGAAATAACTCCATATTTTTTTATTACTTCAACCATTTCTGGAAAAATTGTCAAAACACTAATTTTCAATCCAACCACTCCGGTACTTTAACAACAATTTTTTTATTTTCTTTGTCTAAAGTTATAATATAATCATAAATTACAGGTATCAAAATTTCATCTTCTTTATTTTTATTTACTACTATTACATCATTACTACCTGTTTGTATGACTTCATCAACAACACCTAAAACTTTTCCCGATTCATCAATAACTTGACTTCCAACTATTTCAAAGAAATAATACTCATCTTTCGATAAATTTGGCAGTTCATCTTTATTGATATATACTTTAGAGCCTACAAATTTTCTAGCATTTTCAACATTTTCGACACCATTTAATTTAATGATGTAGTAACCATCAGCCAATCTTAAATTTTCTACAGTTGCAACCATAAATTGTTTTGTTTTTTCATTATAAAGAAAAATCTCTTCCAAAGACTCAATAATTTCTGGAAAATTAGTGAATGGATGCAATTTTAACTCTCCTTTGAGCCCATGTGTTTTTCCTAAAATTGCAACTGCAACCTTTCCGCTTAAAAGCTCTCGGAGAGTATTTATCATCTTACCACCTTCAAAATAAAGTTGTTTTCATCCGTTATAGAGGATAACAAAATTTTTATTGACTTTATTGTTCTTCCATCTTTTCCAATAACCTGACCAACATCCTCAGGATTAACGGATATTTCAAACACCTTTTTTCCACTTTCTTCAAACTCCAATACGACAACCTCATCGGGATTTTTTACAATCCCCTTGAGCATATACTCAAGGAGTTCTTTCATTTATTTTCCTCCTTCTTTGTTCTCTTAAGCTCATCAACCTTTTTAAACACTCCTGCTTTTCTCAATAAATTCCTTACAGTATCACTTGGCTGTGCACCTTTCATAATCCATTCTACAGCCTTATCAACATCAACATTCAAAATATATGGATCCTTGATTGGATCATAGTAACCTAAACTTTCAATGTATGCACCATCTCTTCTTTTTCTTTGATCAACAACAACAATTCTGTAAAATGGTTGCTTTTTCTTTCCCATACGAGTTAATCTTATCCTTACCACTCTAAACACCTCCATCAAATTTTTTAAATTTTAAATCCTTTTAGATTGAATGGTAATTTTCCTTTTTTAAATATTTTCATCATTTTTTTCATTTCCTCATAGTTTTTAAGAAGTTTATTTACCTCTTGAACACTTGTACCGCTACCTTTTGCTATTCTTTTTTTTCTGCTCGCATTTAAAATTTTTGGATTTCTTCTTTCTTCAGGTGTCATTGAATTAATTATTGCTTCAATCACTTTCAATTCTTTTTCACTCTGATTTATATCCACTTTCGGACTACCTGGCAACATCTCTACAATTTTTGATAATGAACCTAACTTTTTTATCTCTTTTAATTGCTCTTGAAAATCTTCAAGTGTAAATTCTGCATTAAGCATCTTTTTGCCTAGTTTTTGCATTTTATCTTTATCAAGTTCTTGCTCAGCTTTCTCAATTAAACTTAAAACATCTCCAAGACCTAAAATTCTACTAGCAATTCTTTCCGGGTGAAACTCTTCTAAGTCTTCTATCTTTTCTCCAACTCCTATAAATTTTATTGGTTTATTAGTAATATACCTTATCGAAAGTATTACACCACCTCTTGCATCTCCATCCATCTTTGTAACTACATACCCTGTAACATCCAATCGCTCATTAAAAATCTTTGCCGAATTTACAGCATCTTGCCCAGCCATGGCATCGACAACCATCAATATTTCATCTGGATTAAGAATGTCCTTTATTTCTTCCAATTCATTCATCATTTCATCATCAACATGCAAACGCCCCGCAGTATCAAAAATTACAACATTGTATCCACTGTCTTTAACTTCTTTTATAGCCTCACGAACTATTTTAACTGGATCTTTTCGATCACCATAAAACACTGGAACATCAATTTTCTTACCTAACGTTATTAATTGGTCTATAGCAGCAGGTCTATATGTATCAGCAGCAACCAAAAATGTTTTTTTTCCTTTTTTCTTAAGCAAATTTGCAAGTTTTGCTGCCGATGTAGTTTTACCACTTCCCTGAAGTCCAACCATCATAATGTAAGAGGGTGAATGCACAAGACTTAATTGAGATTTTTCCCCCATAACTCTAATTAATTCATCTCTTAAAATTTTTATAAACATCTGATCCGGAGTTAAGGACTTTAATACTTCCTCACCAGTAGCTTTTTCAGTTACTTCTGCAATAAATTCCTTTACCACCTTGTAGTTTACATCAGCTTCTAGCAATGACAGCTTTACCATTTTTATTGCTTCTTTTATATTTTTTTCAGTGATTTTTCCTTTTCCCGAAAGCGTCTTAAAAGCTTTAGAAAGTTTTTCTTGCAAACCTTCAAACAACTTCAATCACCTTCCTTCACCTTCATTAGTATATAATACTTTTTTACTAATTCAATTAAATTTTTGTAGCCGATTGAAAAATTATTCAAAATTATACGTAACAATAATGTTAAGTAAAAGTTGTCGCTTAACTTAACTGATAGTTTTTAGTTAACTTTATAGTAACATATTATAGAGGATATTTTATTGATGTACTTTATAAGATATAGTATAATAGAAATATCCCAAGGGGAGCTCCATAAATCCGGGGCTGAGAGGAAGGTGGAAACCTTCGACCCTTAGAACCTGAACCGGGTAATACCGGCGGAGGGATGGGATGCAAAATCCCTCCGATCAAGGAGGGAATTTTTTTTTAAAAGGAGGGGTTATATGAAAAAAGTACTTATTTATTTAATATTAACTATCTCAGTAATTTTATTTTCAGCAGAAAAACTTGTCGTTTATACATATGACAGTTTTGTATCTGGCATTGGTAAAGAAATTGTTCCAATATTTGAAAAAATGTATGGTTGTAAAGTAGAACTTTTATCTTTTGGCGATGCTGGAACTGTGCTTTCAAGACTTATGCTTGAAAAAAACAATCCTAAAGCTGATGTAATAGTTGGGCTTGATCAAGCATTATTAATTAGAGCCATTGAAAATGATCTAGTTCAAAAGTTTAAACCTGAAAATTTATCCTTGCTAAAATATCCAGAATTGTATAATGAATACGGTACTCCATATGATTTTGGTGCAATTGCTATTGTTTATAACAAAGAAAAAATTAAAAATCCACCAAAAAGCTTTAACGATCTTTTAAAAGATGAATTTAGAGGAAAAATCGTTGTTGAAGATCCTAGGACTTCAAGCACTGGTCTTAGTTTTCTTCTATGGACTATTGCTGCATTTAATGAAAAATATCTAGATTTTTGGTCAAAATTTAAAGACAATTTATTGACAATAACCCCCGGATGGGACGAAGCATTTGAAATGTTAGAATCAGGTGAAGCTGATATTATGGTTAGCTATGCAACCGATGGTGCATACAGTTATTATTACTATGGTAACGTTAAATACGTTCCAGTAATTTTAGATGAAGGAGCATTTGTTCAAGTAGAATATGCGTCACTCGTAAAAAATGCCAAAAATGAAGAACTTGCAAAAAAATTCATAGAATTTCTACTTTCAGATGATTTTCAAGAAAAAGTCCCTTTAAATCAATGGATGCTTCCTGTTACAAATGTAAAGTTACCTGAAGCTTTTAAATATGTTCCTGAAATAAAAAAAGTTCTTGAAATAAAAGAAGATATTTATATGAATCAAGAAAGGATTTTAAAAGAATGGACAAAAGAAGTAATTG
Above is a genomic segment from Thermosipho africanus Ob7 containing:
- the lepB gene encoding signal peptidase I — its product is MKKSPKEIAKEIVITLLYAIVAATIIRLFVFETMLVPTGSMIPTINIGDRLFIEKITYQAREPEIGEIVVFWTPFRDERAEQMLRTFDKFMDLFAPSKFKGHVKYVKRLVAKEGDIITLKNVDGNWKLFVNGKVPENLKNVNYQPDGIFKYPNLWKYLDQASRLRDNKTEYRNFLYNIALKNGAELANTIFSIIGGIDPVPYGIPYHEYVDEYLKPKNIDFDDYVWTENGQVYIKIPEGFYFFMGDNSKESLDSRYFGFVPKEAVIGRPILRIWPFQSFGPVQPLPKLNN
- the trmD gene encoding tRNA (guanosine(37)-N1)-methyltransferase TrmD, yielding MKISVLTIFPEMVEVIKKYGVISRAVQENKIEINIFNLRDFTSDKHRTVDDYPFGGGPGMVMKPEPFFRFYDFYVQAFGKPHTILTSPQGRTFNNDLVKELSLKENLLIICGRYEGIDERVMELVDDEISIGDYVLTGGELPAMVMIDAISRFVPGVISDESVIEESFNTGLLDHPHYTRPREFNGRKVPEVLLEGNHEKIELWRRKMSLKKTMQRRPDLFLKKEFDEVDKRALLELFRELINSVK
- a CDS encoding thiamine ABC transporter substrate-binding protein is translated as MKKVLIYLILTISVILFSAEKLVVYTYDSFVSGIGKEIVPIFEKMYGCKVELLSFGDAGTVLSRLMLEKNNPKADVIVGLDQALLIRAIENDLVQKFKPENLSLLKYPELYNEYGTPYDFGAIAIVYNKEKIKNPPKSFNDLLKDEFRGKIVVEDPRTSSTGLSFLLWTIAAFNEKYLDFWSKFKDNLLTITPGWDEAFEMLESGEADIMVSYATDGAYSYYYYGNVKYVPVILDEGAFVQVEYASLVKNAKNEELAKKFIEFLLSDDFQEKVPLNQWMLPVTNVKLPEAFKYVPEIKKVLEIKEDIYMNQERILKEWTKEVIGG
- the rpsP gene encoding 30S ribosomal protein S16, with product MVRIRLTRMGKKKQPFYRIVVVDQRKRRDGAYIESLGYYDPIKDPYILNVDVDKAVEWIMKGAQPSDTVRNLLRKAGVFKKVDELKRTKKEENK
- a CDS encoding KH domain-containing protein, whose product is MKELLEYMLKGIVKNPDEVVVLEFEESGKKVFEISVNPEDVGQVIGKDGRTIKSIKILLSSITDENNFILKVVR
- a CDS encoding Rossmann-like domain-containing protein → MIILTFSKKLYDEALKYINNETLKDYIIGLGLSAALLSDGRCGVSYTLREDTLGKCEEFFKCTGDFGNPVSKINPGMRVKEVLNIGLFSPDPLIRSVAYATLNAVFSTNEIKSMYSLGDLSQYINVNLDDTVGFIGRIDPLISLWKPKAWDILIFDRNRKGSDEILPDWAIVDLLPKCSVVVISGSAIVNGSIDWILNYVKTDKVAIVGPSTTLVPDVFPVKLLAGINVLNSDKLFKLISHGAGTKKIIAEKAVEKVVLIQ
- the rimM gene encoding ribosome maturation factor RimM (Essential for efficient processing of 16S rRNA), which encodes MINTLRELLSGKVAVAILGKTHGLKGELKLHPFTNFPEIIESLEEIFLYNEKTKQFMVATVENLRLADGYYIIKLNGVENVENARKFVGSKVYINKDELPNLSKDEYYFFEIVGSQVIDESGKVLGVVDEVIQTGSNDVIVVNKNKEDEILIPVIYDYIITLDKENKKIVVKVPEWLD
- the ffh gene encoding signal recognition particle protein, with the protein product MFEGLQEKLSKAFKTLSGKGKITEKNIKEAIKMVKLSLLEADVNYKVVKEFIAEVTEKATGEEVLKSLTPDQMFIKILRDELIRVMGEKSQLSLVHSPSYIMMVGLQGSGKTTSAAKLANLLKKKGKKTFLVAADTYRPAAIDQLITLGKKIDVPVFYGDRKDPVKIVREAIKEVKDSGYNVVIFDTAGRLHVDDEMMNELEEIKDILNPDEILMVVDAMAGQDAVNSAKIFNERLDVTGYVVTKMDGDARGGVILSIRYITNKPIKFIGVGEKIEDLEEFHPERIASRILGLGDVLSLIEKAEQELDKDKMQKLGKKMLNAEFTLEDFQEQLKEIKKLGSLSKIVEMLPGSPKVDINQSEKELKVIEAIINSMTPEERRNPKILNASRKKRIAKGSGTSVQEVNKLLKNYEEMKKMMKIFKKGKLPFNLKGFKI
- a CDS encoding RNA methyltransferase, coding for MLSKLYIALIHYPILGRDGKIISTAVTNLDIHDIARTSRTYKIKKYYLVNNLPAQQDIVKKVLEYWREGFGKEYNPNRSEALSLVELKAYFEDVVEDIERIEGQKPIIMFTSAKMRENTISFEAGRKMVLESEKPILILFGTGWGMPNEILSKCDYALEPVRAKSDFNHLSVRAAVAIILDRLIGENV
- the rplS gene encoding 50S ribosomal protein L19; this translates as MSMDNLVRIIEKDQIKDVPEFRPGDTVKVYVRFKEGNKERTQAFEGIVISMRGSGISKTFTVRRIGANGIGVERIFPLYAPIIEKIEVVRRGKVRRAKLYYLREVRGKVKIKERR
- a CDS encoding N-glycosylase/DNA lyase translates to MVEEIKKIYFDAKELVENRWNEFLKLKNSNDELLLFSELSFCVLTANWSASGGIKAQKEIGDGFYTLSLSDLEKALKKVGHRFPKARAKYIYENRWIVGKLIDLIKSYDVYTIREYLVKNIKGIGWKEASHFLRNIGFCEVAILDKHILRILHKYKYIHEIPKSWSKKRYLEIEKIFNEISNEFGECPGKFDLYVWYYIKGKVEK